A window of Clostridium botulinum BKT015925 contains these coding sequences:
- a CDS encoding SDR family oxidoreductase — protein MDKEVEFINSFPKSVPAQTQNKHPGIENIMNPRPIFDNLDYKASNKFENKVVLITGGDSGIGRAVSIAFAKEGSNIAIIYLDEHDDAKETKSIIESIGRKCLLIPGDITDENFCIHAVDQVINEFYKIDILINNAGVQYPQNSIEDISKNQLEKTFATNIFGMFYLTKATLQYLKQGSSIINTASITAYKGNEVLIDYSATKGAVVSFTRSLSLSLANKGIRVNAVAPGPIWTPLIPSSFDQEKVMNFGTNTTMKRPGQPVELIGAYIYLASQESSYVSGQIIHVNGGNIVNG, from the coding sequence ATGGATAAAGAAGTAGAATTTATAAATAGTTTTCCAAAGTCTGTACCAGCACAAACTCAAAATAAGCATCCTGGTATAGAAAATATAATGAATCCACGTCCGATTTTTGATAATCTAGATTATAAAGCTTCAAATAAGTTTGAAAATAAAGTTGTTTTAATAACTGGTGGAGATAGTGGAATTGGTAGAGCTGTATCTATAGCTTTTGCAAAGGAAGGGTCTAATATAGCTATTATTTATTTGGATGAGCATGATGATGCTAAAGAAACTAAGAGCATTATAGAGTCTATTGGAAGAAAATGCTTACTAATTCCAGGAGATATAACAGATGAAAATTTTTGTATTCATGCAGTAGATCAAGTAATAAATGAATTTTATAAAATAGATATATTGATTAATAATGCAGGAGTTCAATATCCACAAAATAGTATAGAAGATATATCAAAGAATCAGTTAGAAAAAACATTTGCTACTAATATATTTGGTATGTTTTATCTTACAAAGGCTACGCTTCAATATTTAAAACAAGGTTCTAGTATAATAAATACTGCTTCTATAACAGCATATAAAGGCAACGAAGTTTTGATAGATTATTCAGCTACTAAGGGAGCTGTAGTTTCGTTTACTAGGTCACTTTCACTTTCATTAGCTAATAAAGGTATAAGAGTTAATGCAGTTGCACCTGGTCCTATATGGACACCGCTTATTCCTTCTTCATTTGATCAAGAAAAAGTAATGAACTTTGGAACTAACACTACTATGAAAAGACCAGGACAGCCTGTAGAACTTATTGGAGCATATATTTATTTAGCATCACAGGAATCATCATATGTATCTGGTCAAATAATACACGTAAATGGAGGCAATATAGTTAATGGATAG
- a CDS encoding DUF5050 domain-containing protein translates to MMKIYKSFIGLVIFTFTIIGFNFKNVQALPQQKKVLLQDILMGNTESIVQKENYIYYIDQNDKSIYRITSDKKVTQRITNKIQCTSLSIQEKDLYFTIDKSIIMKCDLNGKNEKLVLYKRDCISIVKYTPQWIYFIDKSNNTLSKVKTDGSKKIESIVSNVNWNCKPIIENQYIYYVAIQDRKIHRVDLKNMKNEVLVTAQVVDFKMYNECIYYKRLDPNGVVNNKELFKVELNNVENTSSIKINSYYDKFQMYNDNIYLLQQKDYDLCRKQLKNTAFKIAVKDFKQDKIQGVRLDNEYLICDKDKKIWVNKLYDSIYVANDKYGFKETGSKLPINTKIIDIDDKYIYYINSNYSICKMNINGMDNKVIFSGKNEIRSVYSCVSNNEYIYYSYVINNDNKQEVLYKVKKDGTKNQLIKNQGYKGLNILSNGELYQWHEKNNGLFDIKKVEENGQDKILAKDTTTKGYYYDKNIYYFSGTQANILMRTNLDGTQNHKLEALEWIDYTNINSIFFKDNYLYACVPNSNGGTLFRKDIVKNTKITSFINLNEKNIIGIDDRFVYSADLVCDFNKKFVSITKHDITTGEDYKIDTIINGNINSQSIIGVMNNRFYYKKVYQQIKCL, encoded by the coding sequence ATGATGAAAATTTATAAATCTTTTATAGGCTTAGTTATTTTTACGTTTACTATAATAGGATTTAATTTTAAAAATGTACAAGCACTTCCACAACAAAAGAAAGTGTTATTGCAAGATATTTTAATGGGAAATACAGAAAGTATAGTTCAAAAAGAAAATTACATTTATTATATAGATCAAAATGATAAAAGTATATATAGAATTACAAGTGATAAGAAAGTTACACAAAGAATTACAAACAAAATACAATGTACAAGCTTATCTATTCAAGAAAAAGATTTATATTTTACCATAGATAAATCTATAATTATGAAATGTGATTTGAATGGAAAAAACGAAAAATTAGTTTTATATAAAAGAGATTGCATAAGTATTGTAAAGTATACACCACAATGGATATATTTTATTGACAAAAGTAATAATACTTTATCAAAAGTAAAAACAGATGGATCTAAAAAAATAGAAAGTATAGTATCAAATGTTAATTGGAATTGTAAACCTATAATTGAAAACCAATATATATATTATGTTGCTATACAAGATAGAAAAATTCATAGAGTAGACCTAAAAAATATGAAGAATGAAGTTTTAGTTACAGCCCAAGTAGTGGATTTTAAGATGTATAATGAGTGTATTTATTATAAAAGATTAGATCCAAATGGAGTTGTGAATAATAAGGAATTGTTTAAAGTGGAATTAAATAATGTTGAAAATACGAGTTCTATAAAGATTAATTCATACTATGATAAATTTCAAATGTACAATGACAATATTTATTTATTACAACAAAAAGATTATGATTTGTGTAGAAAGCAACTGAAAAATACAGCCTTTAAGATAGCAGTAAAAGATTTTAAACAAGATAAGATACAAGGGGTTAGATTGGATAATGAATATTTAATATGTGATAAAGATAAAAAAATATGGGTAAATAAATTATATGATAGTATATATGTTGCAAATGATAAATATGGATTTAAGGAAACAGGAAGTAAATTACCTATCAATACAAAAATAATAGATATAGATGATAAATATATATATTATATAAATTCAAATTATAGCATATGTAAAATGAATATAAATGGAATGGATAATAAAGTTATTTTTAGTGGTAAGAATGAAATAAGATCTGTTTATTCATGTGTGTCAAATAATGAGTATATATATTATTCTTATGTTATTAATAATGATAATAAGCAAGAGGTGCTTTATAAAGTAAAGAAAGATGGAACTAAAAATCAGTTAATAAAAAATCAAGGATATAAAGGACTTAATATATTATCAAATGGTGAATTATATCAATGGCATGAAAAAAACAATGGATTATTTGATATAAAAAAAGTAGAAGAAAATGGCCAAGATAAGATTTTAGCTAAAGATACTACAACAAAAGGTTATTATTATGACAAAAATATATATTATTTTTCAGGCACCCAAGCAAATATATTGATGAGGACTAACTTAGATGGAACCCAAAATCATAAGTTAGAAGCATTAGAATGGATAGATTATACTAATATCAATTCTATATTCTTTAAGGACAATTATTTGTATGCTTGTGTTCCTAATTCTAATGGGGGAACGTTATTTAGAAAAGATATCGTTAAAAATACAAAAATAACTTCTTTTATTAATCTTAATGAAAAAAATATTATTGGTATAGATGATAGATTTGTCTATTCAGCAGATTTAGTTTGTGATTTTAATAAAAAATTTGTATCAATAACAAAACATGATATTACTACAGGTGAAGATTACAAAATAGATACTATAATTAATGGAAATATTAATAGTCAAAGTATAATAGGAGTTATGAATAACAGATTTTATTATAAAAAAGTATATCAACAAATTAAATGTTTATAA
- a CDS encoding FMN-dependent NADH-azoreductase — translation MKKLLYITVNSKPEELSSSKTVGRAFVNRFVERNKEFKVEELDLYKEHIPRLEYAYFEKRNCVVNKDDFNKLDENEKKEVHKIVKLCDQFKEADMYVIAAPMWSLSFPAPLKEYIDCIVQDGKTIRITRESMEGLLDDKTRGMVYIQSSGASIPWLLKMVLNKGVNYVESIMRAMGIKKFHELLVDGTGSTEEERIEAIDRALKNIDNVIDDVWK, via the coding sequence ATGAAAAAATTATTATATATTACTGTGAATTCAAAACCAGAAGAATTATCTTCTAGCAAAACAGTTGGAAGAGCATTTGTAAATAGATTTGTGGAAAGAAATAAGGAATTTAAAGTTGAGGAGTTGGACTTATATAAAGAACATATACCAAGATTAGAATATGCATACTTTGAGAAAAGAAATTGTGTTGTAAATAAAGATGATTTTAACAAGTTAGATGAAAATGAGAAAAAAGAAGTACATAAAATAGTTAAATTATGTGATCAATTTAAAGAGGCCGATATGTATGTTATTGCAGCTCCAATGTGGAGTTTGTCATTTCCAGCACCATTAAAAGAATATATAGATTGTATAGTTCAAGATGGAAAAACTATAAGAATAACAAGAGAAAGCATGGAAGGATTATTAGATGATAAAACAAGGGGGATGGTGTATATACAATCATCCGGAGCGTCAATACCTTGGCTATTAAAAATGGTATTAAATAAAGGAGTAAATTACGTAGAGTCTATAATGCGTGCAATGGGAATTAAAAAGTTTCATGAACTTTTAGTAGATGGAACAGGTTCAACTGAAGAAGAAAGAATAGAGGCTATAGATAGAGCTTTGAAAAACATAGATAATGTAATAGATGATGTATGGAAGTAA